One Rissa tridactyla isolate bRisTri1 chromosome 4, bRisTri1.patW.cur.20221130, whole genome shotgun sequence DNA window includes the following coding sequences:
- the LOC128908251 gene encoding uncharacterized protein LOC128908251, giving the protein MMTGKGMMPPNAKALQDEDSDTDIDSSEDGEPQEDEESAVPDKGDFKIESSPCYLLTVRIIRMRNLQRVDALSEADCYVSLWLPTATCERSRTKTVRNSNNPVWNETFYFRIQSQVKNVLELTVYDEDFATPDDHLLCAIFDTAKLPIDRTVLLYFKPSPKAKEELEVEFKLEAASGPHEVIATNGVLVCRELCCLEVEVAEKKQQKSKKELSLTVKGSFEGTQDITLGPDGVASPSGPTKFHYIKYAEPTLDVMLPKKRRYHPWTCKYSTETGSPVVMLNSLTMGRKTTIAEEKRFDLNVTAQNCNCSCHQDLDMRFGFDLCSEEMTFLGKRKRYVASALKNVFHLQQDLQDHEVPVVAIITTGGGLKSMTGLYGSLMGLKKLNLLDCVTYISGLSGTTWTMANLYRDAYWSQKDLDSHIGEAQKQATKCKMGCFSMDRMKYYNKQLCQRKEEGYRTSFIDLWGLMIEYLLNDGKDSHKLSDQQEALCDGQNPLPIYVSVCVRDNYSTNDFKEWVEFTPYEVGLLKYGTFVRTEHFGSEFFMGRLLKKLPESRICYLQGMWSSIFSVNLLQIWGLSHSSEDFWKRWTQDRIEEVDEDPVLPTRPHELRTRMYTPPGPLSSALRGALTDRFSVAQHHNFLKGYQLHNNYLENEHFCRWKDTVLDSRPNQLIQNPDQLGMIDAGFFINTSSAPLLRPQREVDVIIYLSYTTGSHTSSLDKACKYYSEQKIPFPKISLTDEDKKNLKECYVFQDSDLPGCPIVIFLPLVNDTFREYKAPGVKRCCSEMEGGQLDLTSRFSPYCMFSVRYTDENYRRLLNLSEYNILNNSQMIMQALQIAMQRRRQNIFTSLNQKYGAMWSAYHPGNCLHLNLKSLITLDIYMTATTMEQDGILSQELITQTDRLGEAIMWLNPDGEQQIPVTKIESSLCYLLTIRVIRARNIHQADVLSQTDCYVSLWLPTASTDKFQTKTIKNCKDPVWNETFYFRIQSQVKNVLELALYDKDVVTQDDHLFTVYFDIAKLSLGEQVFMHFKCDSQRQEELEVGFALDNISGPPETIITNGVLVSRKICCLEVQVVGKKTKKKKKKSLPKKEFSFKVQGSYEGTQDIMLGSDLAFSSSSPAKFHYARYKQPTLDVTLPGKKRPPSFRSHVFYTGSPNMELHSFPSGKNTILAKDKRFDLYVKAEDCPDHLDVRLGFDLCVQEQDFLCKRQKYVAPALKKVLQLEQDLLDHETPVVAIMTTGGGMRSLTALYGSLRGLKKLNVLDCATYLTGLSGTTWTMSNLYRDADWSQKDLDEQISEARKHMTKCKINSLSLEYLKYYKKQLCQRKREGRKTSFIDLWGLVLESLLHDGKDNHRLSDQQRAIDRGQNPLPIYTAVNVKNNHSTLDFKEWVEFTPYEVGLQKYGAFVRAEDFGSEFFMGRLMKKVPESRICFLEGMWSSLFSLNVLYIWNLSHSSEDFWHRWTRDKIDNIDEEPLLSLKPHELRTRLFTPPGPLGSALRGALTDRLSVAQEHSFLKGFQMHNDYLENKHFCRWKDTVLDTFPNQLTQSEEFLSLVDTGFFINTSIMPLLKPERKVDVILHLNYSAGSQIQALDQTCKYCSEQGILFPRVDLSEEDRKNLKECYLFDGAETPGAPVLLFFPLINDTFQKYKAPGQKRSESEMEDGKVDLYGSCSPYSTYSVQYTEKAYDRLVQLGEYNILNNEDLIMQALHTAVARKTQKRK; this is encoded by the exons GCCAAGGAGGAGCTAGAGGTTGAATTCAAATTGGAAGCTGC tTCTGGTCCTCATGAAGTTATTGCTACCAATGGAGTCCTGGTG TGTCGTGAACTTTGCTGCTTGGAAGTTGAAGTGGCggagaagaagcagcaaaaatcAA aGAAAGAGCTTTCCCTCACTGTGAAGGGCTCCTTCGAGGGGACACAGGATATCACACTGGGCCCTGACGGAGTGGCCAGCCCATCAGGTCCCACAAAGTTCCACTATATCAAGTATGCGGAGCCAACGCTGGACGTCATGTTGCCAAAGAAGAGGCGCTACCACCCT TGGACCTGTAAGTACAGTACAGAGACAGGCTCCCCAGTGGTGATGCTGAATTCGCTGACCATGGGAAGGAAAACGACCATTGCAGAG gagaaaagaTTTGACTTGAATGTGACAGCACAAAACTG taattgtTCATGCCACCAAGACCTGGACATGCGCTTTGGGTTTGACTTATGTTCAGAGGAGATGACGttcctggggaaaagaaagagatatgTAGCAAGTgccctgaaaaatgtttttcacctGCAACAGGATCTGCAGGATCATGAA GTCCCCGTGGTGGCTATCATCACAACAGGTGGAGGACTGAAGTCAATGACAGGACTATACGGCAGCCTCATGGGACTCAAGAAATTAAATCTCCTGGACTGTGTAACATACATCAGTGGGTTGTCCGGCACCACATG GACCATGGCCAATTTATACAGAGATGCCTACTGGTCGCAGAAGGACCTAGACTCGCATATTGGCGAAGCCCAGAAACAAGCAACCAAATGCAAGATGGGCTGTTTCTCTATGGATCGCATGAAGTACTACAATAAGCAGCTTTGTCAGCGGAAAGAAGAGGGATACAGGACATCATTTATAGATCTCTGGGGGCTCATGATTGAGTACTTACTTAATGATGGG aaagactCCCACAAACTTTCGGACCAGCAAGAAGCACTGTGTGATGGCCAGAACCCACTGCCCATCTATGTGTCGGTTTGTGTCCGGGACAACTACAGCACCAATGATTTCAAAG AGTGGGTGGAGTTCACTCCCTACGAGGTGGGACTGCTGAAGTACGGCACGTTCGTTCGCACAGAGCATTTCGGAAGCGAGTTCTTCATGGGACGCTTGCTAAAAAAGCTCCCCGAATCCCGGATCTGCTACCTTCAAG GTATGTGGAGCAGTATATTTTCTGTGAACCTCTTACAAATATGGGGACTGTCCCACAGTTCAGAGGACTTCTGGAAGAGATGGACACAAGACAGAATAGAAGAAGTTG ATGAAGACCCGGTATTGCCTACAAGACCCCACGAGCTGAGAACTCGCATGTACACTCCTCCTGGCCCTCTGTCCAGTGCCCTTCGGGGAGCGTTGACTGACCGCTTCTCTGTTGCCCAGCACCACAATTTCCTGAAGGGCTACCAGCTGCACAACAACTACCTGGAGAATGAGCACTTCTGTCGATGGAAAG acaCTGTGTTAGACTCACGTCCCAACCAGCTGATACAAAATCCTGATCAACTGGGCATGATAGACGCTGGATTTTTCATCAATACCAGCAGTGCACCACTTTTAAGGCCACAGAGGGAAGTGGATGTCATCATATATTTAAGTTATACTACTGGGTCACATACATCG TCTCTAGATAAAGCGTGCAAATACTACTCAGAGCAGAAAATCCCATTCCCCAAAATTTCTTTGACTGATGAAgataagaaaaatctgaaagagtGCTACGTCTTCCAAGATTCAGATTTGCCAGGATGTCCAATCgtgatttttcttccccttgtgaATGATACCTTCCGGGAGTACAAAGCACCTG GCGTCAAGCGCTGCTGCTCAGAGATGGAGGGAGGACAACTTGATTTGACCAGTCGCTTTTCCCCCTACTGCATGTTCTCAGTCAGGTATACTGATGAGAATTACCGGCGGCTGCTGAACCTCAGTGAATACAACATCCTGAACAACTCGCAGATGATTATGCAGGCCTTGCAGATAGCGATGCAAAGGAGAAGGCAAAACAT TTTCACTAGTCTTAATCAGAAATACGGTGCTATGTGGTCTGCATATCATCCTGGGAATTGCCTCCATTTGAACCTGAAATCCCTg ATAACATTGGACATATACATGACAGCGACCACAATGGAGCAAGATGGCATTTTGTCTCAG GAGCTGATCACTCAAACCGATCGGCTAGGAGAAGCGATTATGTGGCTGAATCCTGATGGGGAACAGCAGATTCCTGTTACAAAG atagAATCATCTCTGTGTTACTTACTGACTATAAGAGTCATAAGAGCAAGAAATATCCACCAAGCAGATGTCT TAAGCCAGACTGATTGCTATGTGAGCCTGTGGCTGCCAACTGCTTCAACTGACAAATTTCAGACTAAAACCATCAAGAACTGCAAAGATCCAGTTTGGAACGAAACCTTCTACTTCAGGATCCAGAGTCAGGTCAAG AACGTGCTGGAGCTGGCGCTCTATGATAAGGACGTGGTTACTCAAGATGACCACCTCTTCACGGTGTACTTCGATATAGCCAAACTTTCCCTGGGAGAGCAAGTCTTCATGCACTTCAAGTGCGATTCACAG agaCAAGAGGAGCTTGAGGTGGGATTTGCATTGGATAATAT TTCAGGCCCTCCTGAAACCATCATTACTAATGGAGTACTAGTG TCTCGCAAAATCTGTTGCTTGGAAGTCCAGGTGGTTGgaaagaagacgaagaagaaaaagaagaaatctttacCAA AGAAAGAATTCTCCTTTAAAGTGCAAGGCTCTTATGAGGGCACCCAAGACATTATGTTGGGATCTGACCTGGCCTTcagctcctcctctcctgccaaaTTCCACTATGCCAGATACAAGCAGCCAACGCTGGATGTTACGCTACCAGGGAAGAAACGACCTCCCTCCTTT cgCTCCCATGTGTTTTATACAGGCTCTCCAAACATGGAACTTCATTCCTTTCCAAGTGGAAAAAACACAATCTTAGCAAAG GATAAACGATTTGATTTATATGTGAAGGCAGAAGACTG CCCAGACCATCTTGATGTGCGTTTAGGGTTTGACCTCTGTGTGCAGGAGCAAGACTTTCTATGCAAAAGGCAGAAGTATGTCGCTCCTGCCTTGAAgaaggtcctgcagctggaacAGGATCTGCTGGACCACGAG ACCCCAGTGGTGGCCATCATGACTACGGGAGGAGGGATGAGATCTTTGACCGCGCTGTATGGCAGTCTGCGGGGGCTCAAGAAACTCAATGTCTTGGACTGTGCCACATACCTGACTGGCTTGTCTGGTACTACATG GACTATGTCAAACTTGTACAGGGATGCTGACTGGTCACAAAAGGATCTCGACGAGCAAATCAGTGAGGCTCGAAAACACAtgacaaaatgcaaaataaattcccTTTCCTTGGAATATCTGAAGTACTACAAAAAGCAGCTATGTCAACGGAAAAGAGAGGGCCGCAAAACATCTTTTATAGATCTCTGGGGACTTGTCCTGGAATCTTTGTTACATGATGGG AAAGACAACCATAGACTCTCTGATCAGCAACGGGCCATTGATCGTGGTCAGAACCCATTGCCTATCTATACTGCAGTCAACGTCAAGAACAACCATAGCACTCTGGATTTCAAAG AATGGGTGGAGTTCACCCCCTATGAGGTGGGATTGCAAAAATACGGAGCTTTTGTTCGTGCTGAGGATTTTGGCAGCGAGTTCTTCATGGGTCGGTTGATGAAGAAGGTCCCTGAATCCAGGATCTGCTTCTTAGAAG GCATGTGGAGTAGTTTATTTTCACTGAATGTGTTATATATCTGGAATTTGTCCCATTCATCAGAAGATTTCTGGCACAGGTGGACCCGTGATAAAATTGACAATATAG ACGAGGAACCCCTCCTATCGCTGAAGCCGCACGAGCTCAGGACTCGCCTGTTCACCCCTCCTGGCCCCCTGGGCAGTGCTCTTCGCGGTGCTCTCACCGACCGCCTCAGTGTCGCCCAGGAGCACAGCTTCCTAAAGGGTTTCCAGATGCATAATGACTACCTGGAGAACAAACACTTCTGCAGATGGAAAG ATACTGTGTTAGACACATTTCCCAACCAGCTGACACAATCAGAGGAATTCCTGTCTCTGGTAGATACGGGATTTTTCATCAATACAAGCATCATGCCACTTTTAAAACCAGAGAGAAAGGTGGATGTCATCCTGCATTTAAATTACAGTGCAGGATCCCAGATACAG GCTCTGGACCAGACCTGCAAGTACTGCTCAGAGCAGGGAATCCTTTTTCCCAGAGTGGACTTGAgtgaagaagacaggaaaaaccTGAAGGAATGTTACCTCTTTGATGGAGCTGAGACTCCAGGAGCACCAGTACTGCTATTTTTCCCACTAATTAATGATACCTTCCAAAAATACAAAGCACCAG GTCAGAAGCGCTCAGAGTCAGAGATGGAAGATGGCAAAGTTGATCTTTACGGCTCCTGTTCcccttattcaacatattcagtCCAATACACTGAGAAGGCATACGACCGTCTGGTTCAGCTGGGAGAATACAACATCCTGAATAATGAGGACCTTATTATGCAGGCCTTGCACACAGCAGTGGCAcggaaaacacagaaaaggaaataa